A single window of Colletotrichum destructivum chromosome 9, complete sequence DNA harbors:
- a CDS encoding Putative peptidase S8/S53 domain, Fn3-like domain, peptidase S8, subtilisin, His-active produces the protein MCLIRRLAGAVAYCIVAVAYQTVPKAYFIELSKNFSLDGIAPSPDTFVQRATELSIPLRVRYKFLDQAVFYGLSVSLEHDGHVKMLRSLHGVENVIPVQQMTHPYRPSVGTSRASKRETPPDESDIKQLQPRSSLPRHSEIDWNSPHTMTGVDRLHAQGIFGDGVRISIIDTGIDYLHPALGGCFGKGCKVEFGYDFVGDEYGSRNFTPNPSADPRPGCYAGFHGTHVAGVAGMDAPPNSSRFAGLVGVAPRATLGMYRVFGCDGTTSHDAIVAAMQKSVEAGADVVSISICELGTWSGYPLSPLSAAVAALKAKGVAVIAAAGNSGTRGMFSIKLPAGADDALGIASVENSKFPTYRVQDSKGANFRYGSLYPFPKGAYSVVWADRDSGDYNFGCSASDYPPASQLSGPISNYIIAIKRGRSCSPTQIQSHAIAANYTRVITYPDPTINDVFVEGHAAPGPFLTADGSEFSMSSAVDDTLFNAAKRPGTYKLFVDSQEPYLVDQPGGGLPNMFSSIGQLRQPRFLRSQPGKVVMSDSSTGPNADFAFKPQLAAPGGTILSTLPLMEKSRGYGFVSGTSMATPYVSGVYALIKSQLPSLSVDEIFARMQTTAKQVRMADFDLTAPAIQQGAGLVHAYKALVSKSAISPGEFKLVDGYEAAFTIGNPSDDDVIYTFTNIPAAGAVAFPDSRSGSPEVDYIPQSFSANIQFTPGDRITVPAGSSLDVPFLVTPPFDIDPSQIPIFSGFIGIVSSSNETFTIPYMGPAYNYSNAPVVGLSNITRAQRSNALTPLRDPFSAPQVFSQGDKVDIGDYHSFSFQNSDYPVAYFTTLQPVKKFRFDIVRASTNFTPTWYGYDPHVRLDNLTETTMAENITVAGVSILGSISVQNGWLPHTNYQVSWSDSILDVRAARELGLKKGSYRVLLRWLKFFKDESDPGSWDSWMSGVIDVLEDVF, from the coding sequence ATGTGCCTGATCCGCCGTCTTGCCGGAGCAGTGGCTTACTGTATTGTTGCAGTCGCCTATCAAACGGTGCCGAAAGCCTACTTCATTGAATTATCCAAGAATTTCTCACTCGACGGGATTGCACCAAGCCCCGACACATTCGTACAAAGGGCAACTGAGCTGTCCATCCCTCTCCGGGTGCGCTACAAATTCCTCGACCAGGCAGTGTTTTATGGTCTGTCAGTATCCCTCGAGCATGACGGTCACGTCAAGATGCTGCGGTCTCTTCATGGTGTCGAGAATGTCATTCCCGTGCAGCAGATGACGCACCCATACCGCCCTTCGGTGGGAACCTCACGAGCAAGCAAGCGAGAAACACCTCCGGACGAGTCCGATATAAAGCAGCTGCAGCCAAGGTCTTCGCTCCCCCGACATTCAGAGATTGACTGGAACAGCCCGCACACCATGACGGGCGTCGACCGTCTCCATGCTCAGGGCATAttcggcgatggcgtccgCATCTCTATCATCGACACGGGAATCGACTATCTACACCCGGCCTTAGGCGGCTGCTTCGGCAAGGGTTGCAAGGTCGAGTTTGGCTACGActtcgtcggcgacgagtaCGGCTCTCGCAACTTCACCCCGAATCCGAGTGCGGACCCGAGACCCGGGTGCTACGCGGGGTTCCACGGCACTCACGTTGCAGGCGTCGCCGGGATGGACGCCCCTCCCAACTCCTCCAGGTTTGCCGGCCTTGTGGGAGTCGCTCCGCGCGCTACTCTCGGTATGTACCGGGTCTTTGGCTGCGACGGGACAACCTCGCAtgacgccatcgtcgccgccatgcaGAAGTCGGTCGAAgcgggcgccgacgtcgtgaGCATTTCCATTTGCGAACTCGGCACGTGGTCCGGATACCCTCTGTCGCCCCTCTCGGCCGCGGTCGCCGCTCTGAAAGCGAAGGGCGTGGCTGTCATTGCTGCCGCAGGCAACTCGGGCACGCGGGGCATGTTCTCCATCAAGCTGCCGGCCGGGGCGGATGATGCGCTCGGCATCGCTTCGGTCGAGAACTCCAAGTTCCCGACATACCGGGTTCAGGACTCCAAAGGCGCCAACTTCCGCTACGGGTCGTTGTACCCCTTTCCGAAGGGCGCGTATTCTGTTGTATGGGCTGATAGGGACAGCGGCGATTACAACTTTGGCTGTTCCGCCTCCGACTACCCGCCAGCAAGCCAGCTTTCGGGCCCGATATCCAACtacatcatcgccatcaagAGGGGGCGGTCGTGCTCGCCGACTCAAATCCAGTCCCATGCCATCGCGGCCAACTACACGAGAGTCATCACATACCCTGACCCGACAATCAACGATGTGTTCGTCGAGGGTCATGCAGCACCGGGCCCTTTTCTAACTGCAGACGGTTCGGAATTCTCGATGAGCAGCGCAGTTGATGATACCCTGTTCAACGCAGCTAAGAGACCGGGCACCTATAAACTTTTCGTTGACTCTCAAGAGCCATATTTGGTTGACCAGCCCGGCGGTGGTTTGCCAAACATGTTTAGCAGCATTGGTCAGCTCCGACAACCCCGTTTCCTTCGTTCTCAACCTGGTAAGGTGGTGATGTCTGACAGTTCTACAGGGCCCAATGCAGACTTTGCGTTCAAACCTCAGCTGGCCGCACCAGGTGGGACGATCCTATCGACACTGCCCCTCATGGAGAAGAGCCGTGGGTACGGATTCGTCAGCGGGACTTCAATGGCCACACCGTACGTGTCGGGTGTCTACGCCCTGATCAAGTCTCAACTTCCGTCTCTATCTGTCGATGAGATCTTTGCGCGCATGCAGACGACTGCTAAGCAGGTCAGAATGGCGGACTTTGACTTGACGGCCCCTGCCATCCAACaaggggccggccttgtccATGCCTACAAGGCGCTCGTTTCAAAATCAGCCATTTCCCCAGGGGAGTTCAAGCTTGTCGATGGCTATGAAGCCGCATTCACTATCGGCAACCCCTCAGACGATGATGTTATCTACACCTTTACGAACATTCCAGCCGCTGGGGCGGTGGCCTTCCCGGATAGTCGAAGCGGTTCCCCGGAGGTTGACTACATCCCTCAGTCGTTCTCGGCAAATATCCAGTTCACACCTGGCGATAGGATTACGGTCCCTGCCGGTTCTTCACTTGATGTGCCGTTCTTGGTGACCCCCCCGTTCGACATAGATCCCAGCCAAATTCCCATCTTTTCCGGCTTCATTGGCATTGTCTCGTCTTCCAATGAGACCTTCACCATACCCTATATGGGCCCGGCATACAACTATAGCAACGCGCCCGTTGTCGGATTGTCGAACATCACGAGGGCGCAGCGATCCAACGCCCTGACACCATTACGCGACCCGTTCTCTGCGCCGCAAGTCTTCTCCCAGGGAGATAAGGTCGACATTGGCGACTATCATTCTTTCTCGTTTCAGAATTCTGATTATCCCGTGGCATACTTTACAACACTCCAGCCAGTCAAAAAGTTCCGCTTCGACATTGTCCGCGCCAGCACCAACTTCACCCCGACCTGGTATGGTTACGATCCTCACGTCAGACTGGACAACCTGACGGAGACCACAATGGCAGAGAACATCACCGTCGCAGGCGTCTCCATCCTCGGCTCAATATCGGTTCAGAACGGATGGCTCCCGCATACTAATTATCAGGTAAGCTGGTCTGACAGCATATTGGACGTCAGAGCCGCCAGAGAACTGGGGTTGAAGAAGGGATCCTACCGAGTCCTTCTGAGGTGGCTCAAGTTTTTTAAAGATGAGAGTGATCCTGGTTCTTGGGACAGCTGGATGAGTGGCGTCATTGACGTCTTGGAGGATGTTTTCTGA
- a CDS encoding Putative major facilitator superfamily, MFS transporter superfamily: MSSRRTEEEPALQRRDEDADIEGEDDGGSGYYSDNDAGEDTPMLGPADVEAADAPLSRPPSAPVPAPPIKPAKPEPVSWRDLPKKQQLLVITLTRLSEPLVQTSLQSYMFYQLKWFDPALPDSVIASQAGVLHASFTAAQFITAMVWGRLADSRRFGRKTVLMIGLLGTCFSCVGFGFSRSFVQALVFRCIGGATNGNVGVLRTMISEIVREKKFQARAFILLPMTFNIGVIVGPILGGILSDPAGSYPALFGDVAFLRKYPYAAPNLLSAVFLACAALSVWLCLDETHDALREEGPDLGSRVGAAIAALIRRLVARARRRRAGGGGSDAAYTPLDSGSASATDVDVEMSPESATPKPKRRPRPRYRHRLPFRRIFTRNVLMTFAAHFLLAFHVGTFNSLWFVFLSTPTSSTPPSLPFRFSGGLGMPPQSVGMAMAILGVIGITLQLFVYPRLSARLGTVKAWRLFLYFFPVTYFLVPYLAVVPTTDAAPPPGPKGGPAIWFAIVGVLMFQVLGRTFALPGQTILINNCTPHPSVLGTIHGLGQSVSSAARTVGPVLCGYLYGRGLEGGVVGAVWWGLAAVAMLGVLASWAVWEGDGHEIWMDGDEVVAEGVEEEERR, encoded by the exons ATGTCATCGCGGCGCACCGAAGAGGAACCGGCGCTGCAGCGCCgcgatgaggatgccgacatcgagggcgaggatgatggcggcagcggctaCTACTCGGacaacgacgccggcgaagacACGCCCATGCTGGGCCCGGcagacgtcgaggccgccgatgctCCGCTCTCCCGGCCCCCGTCTGCGCCCGTGCCCGCGCCGCCCATCAAGCCGGCCAAGCCCGAGCCCGTGTCCTGGCGCGACCTGcccaagaagcagcaattGTTGGTCATCACCCTCACGAGGTTGAGCGAGCCACTCGTCCAGACGTCTCTGCAG TCCTACATGTTTTACCAGCTCAAGTGGTTCGACCCGGCCCTCCCGGACTCGGTCATCGCGAGCCAGGCCGGCGTGCTGCACGCCTCCTTCACCGCGGCGCAGTTCATCACCGCCATGGTCTGgggccgcctcgccgactcGAGGCGCTTCGGCCGCAAGACGGTCCTCATGATCGGCCTGCTGGGCACCTGCTTCTCGTgtgtcggcttcggcttctcACGCTCATTCGTGCAAGCCCTCGTGTTCCGCTGCATCGGCGGCGCGACGAACGGTAACGTCGGCGTTTTGAGAACCAT GATCAGCGAGATCGTCCGCGAGAAAAAGTTCCAGGCCCGCGCCTTCATCCTCCTGCCCATGACCTTCAACATTGGCGTCATTGTCGGCCCTATCCTCGGCGGTATCCTCTCTGACCCGGCCGGCAGCTATCCAGCTCTTttcggcgacgtcgccttCCTCAGGAAGTACCCCTACGCCGCGCCCAACCTCCTcagcgccgtcttcctcgcctgcgCCGCGTTGTCCGTCTGGTTGTGCCTCGACGAGACCCACGACGCGCTCCGCGAGGAGGGCCCAGATCTGGGCTCCCGCGTTGGAGCCGCTATCGCGGCCCTTATCCGGCGCCTCGTGGCGCGCGCCCGTCGCCGAagggccggcggcggcggcagcgacgcAGCTTACACGCCTCTGGACTCTGGCTCAGCGAGCGccaccgacgtcgacgtcgaaatGTCCCCCGAGTCCGCCACTCCTAAACCGAaacgccgcccccgtccgCGGTACCGCCACCGCCTGCCGTTCCGCCGCATCTTCACCCGCAACGTCCTCATGACTTTCGCCGCGCACTTCCTGCTGGCTTTCCACGTCGGCACCTTCAACTCGCTCTggttcgtcttcctctcgaCCCCGACCTCATccacgccgccctccctgCCTTTCCGCTTctccggcggcctcggcatgCCCCCGCAGTCCGTcggcatggccatggcgatcctcggcgtcatcggcatAACCCTGCAGCTCTTCGTCTACCCGCGCCTGTCGGCGCGCCTCGGTACCGTAAAAGCGTGGCGGCTGTTCCTCTACTTCTTCCCGGTAACATACTTCCTCGTCCCctacctcgccgtcgtgccAACCACGgacgccgcgccgccgcccgggCCGAAGGGCGGACCCGCGATCTGGTTCGCCATCGTCGGGGTCCTGATGTTCCAGGTGCTCGGCCGGACGTTCGCGCTGCCAGGGCAGACGATCCTTATCAACAACTGCACGCCGCACCCGAGCGTGCTCGGCACGATCCATGGGCTGGGCCAGAGCGTGAGCAGCGCGGCGCGGACGGTCGGGCCGGTGCTGTGCGGGTACCTGTACGGTCGCGGgctggagggcggcgtcgtcggcgctgtGTGGTGGGGCCTGGCAGCCGTCGCCATGCTGGGGGTCCTTGCGAGCTGGGCCGTGTGGGAAGGGGACGGACACGAGATCTGGATGGACGGGGACGAGGTCGTTGCTGAGGGTgtagaggaggaggaaaggcGGTGA
- a CDS encoding Putative cytochrome b561/ferric reductase transmembrane, cellobiose dehydrogenase, cytochrome, producing the protein MLFSHFGRAALAAATFATPSLAQTSNPPDLGQSTFVAPENNVAFGFTVPENSGEDVFVTIRAPIDRTWAAIGIGQDRMPGSLIFMIYRDETGNGVTFSPRVAYGNYEPTYYDHMKWEVLPGTGVFNGSMFFSARCTDHCRSWPGGWVDVSNENQKAIYAVGPKGGFFSNKMDTSVKFHEEFGRFTINMKRTIGPADAPVLKADSVNEGTNQISANDERRDYKSIFHAILMVGSLVFLIPFGAVLLRFGNMVRWHALNQGVALLIVIVGFVLGVLSSFWYTRSRGFKSPHQIIGFIVVAFLLAQFAIGFLHHQKYKKTHQSTPYKTVHIWLGRIVIALGTFNAFLGFSFALNRKYNYFLAAFIILMLLVSLFITFGGKWVRGRIPAKFGSQAQGGYNPEPWRQVPTQGGFAYGGAPPAYQPPSHQSQTIGLTSMVADPAQPTKERSGSRDYRNNDLGSTQQPREMV; encoded by the exons ATGCTGTTCTCTCACTTCGGGCGTGCTGCTCTTGCTGCAG CCACGTTCGCTACGCCTTCTCTCGCCCAAACCTCCAACCCACCCGATCTGGGCCAGTCAACCTTCGTTGCCCCCGAAAACAATGTCGCCTTCGGCTTCACGGTTCCCGAAAACAGCGGCGAGGATGTCTTTGTCACTATTCGAGCCCCCATCGACCGCACCTGGGCCGCCATTGGCATCGGCCAAGACCGCATGCCCGGCAGCTTGATCTTCATGATCTATCGCGACGAGACGGGCAACGGCGTCACCTTTTCGCCCCGCGTCGCATACGGCAACTACGAACCCACATATTACGACCACATGAAGTGGGAGGTCCTTCCCGGTACTGGCGTCTTCAACGGCTCCATGTTCTTCAGTGCCCGCTGCACCGATCACTGCAGGAGCTGGCCCGGCGGATGGGTTGACGTGTCCAACGAGAACCAGAAGGCCATCTACGCCGTCGGCCCCAAgggcggcttcttctccaacaAGATGGACACGTCTGTCAAGTTCCACGAGGAGTTTGGTCGCTTCACAATCAACATGAAGCGCACCATTGGCCCCGCCGACGCCCCTGTTCTCAAAGCCGACTCTGTCAACGAAGGCACGAACCAGATCTCTGCCAACGACGAACGGAGAGACTATAAGTCCATCTTCCACGCCATCCTGATGGTTGgctccttggtcttcctcATTcccttcggcgccgtcctcctaCGCTTCGGCAACATGGTCAGATGGCATGCTCTCAATCAGGGCGTCGCTCTTCTCATCGTTATCGTGGGCTTCGTTCTCGGAGTCCTGTCCAGTTTCTGGTATACTCGT TCTCGCGGTTTCAAATCTCCTCACCAGATCAtcggcttcatcgtcgttgCTTTCCTGCTGGCACAATTCGCCATTGGTTTCTTGCACCACCAGAAGTACAAGAAGACGCATCAGTCGACACCGTACAAGACGGTCCACATCTGGCTTGGTCGCATCGTCATCGCTCTCGGCACTTTCAATGCCTTCCT TGGCTTCTCGTTTGCGCTTAATCGCAAGTATAACTACTTCCTCGCGGccttcatcatcctcatGCTTCTCGTCTCGCTCTTCATCACTTTCGGCGGCAAGTGGGTCCGCGGCCGGATCCCTGCCAAGTTCGGCAGCCAGGCGCAGGGCGGCTACAACCCGGAGCCGTGGCGTCAGGTCCCCACGCAGGGCGGCTTCGCCTACGGCGGCGCTCCGCCGGCCTACCAGCCCCCCTCTCACCAGAGCCAGACGATAGGCCTAACGAGCATGGTGGCAGACCCGGCGCAGCCGACCAAGGAGCGGAGTGGCAGCCGGGACTACCGCAACAACGACCTGGGCTCAACGCAACAGCCGCGGGAAATGGTATGA
- a CDS encoding Putative myo-inositol-1-phosphate synthase, NAD(P)-binding domain superfamily, whose protein sequence is MAPHAEVDSGSAHGDGPSPHPNGNGAAATTATTTTNQQHRELFTVNSPNVVYTDAEILSKYTYRTTKVARDAAGKYVATPTETVYEFKTDRNVPRVGMMLVGWGGNNGTTVTAGILANRRGLAWDTREGPRAANYYGSVIMGSTVKLGTDADTARDVNIPFHDLVPMVHPDDLAIGGWDISGMSLADAMDRAQVLEPTLKAQLRKEMADMVPLPSIYYPDFIAANQEDRADNLIPGSKACTAHVEQIRKDIRDFKEANGLDKVIVQWTANTERYADIIPGVNDTADNLLRAIDEGHEEVSPSTVFSVACTLEGVPFINGSPQNTFVPGAIELAERHGAFIGGDDFKSGQTKMKSALVDFLINAGIKLTSIASYNHLGNNDGKNLSSHKQFRSKEISKSNVVDDMVEANSVLYKEGEHPDHTVVIKYMPAVGDNKRALDEYYAEIFMGGHQTISLFNVCEDSLLASPLIIDLVLVAEMMTRIQWRATSGSGSASTNDFKGFHSVLSILSYMLKAPLTPPGTPVVNALSKQRAALTNIFRACVGLEPESEMTLEHKLF, encoded by the exons ATGGCTCCCCATGCAGAGGTCGACTCGGGCTCCGCGCACGGAGATGgaccctccccccaccccaacggcaacggcgctgctgccaccaccgccacgacTACTACTAACCAGCAGCACCGCGAGCTCTTCACCGTCAACTCCCCCAACGTCGTCtacaccgacgccgagatcctGTCAAAGTACACCTACCGCACCACAAAGGTtgcccgcgacgccgccggcaagtACGTCGCCACCCCGACCGAGACCGTCTACGAGTTCAAGACGGACCGCAACGTGCCCCGTGTCGGCATGATGCTCGTCGGTTGGGGCGGCAACAACGgcaccaccgtcaccgccggcatcctcgccaaccgccgcggcctcgccTGGGACACGCGTGAGGGGCCTCGCGCCGCAAACTACTACGGCTCCGTCATCATGGGCTCTACCGTCAAGCTTggcaccgacgccgacacggcGCGCGATGTCAACATCCCCTTCCACGACCTCGTGCCCATGGTCCACCCggacgacctcgccatcggcggctgGGACATCAGCGGCATGAgtctcgccgacgccatggACCGCGCCCAGGTGCTCGAGCCGACCCTCAAGGCCCAGTTGAggaaggagatggccgacatggtgccgctgccgagcaTTTACTACCCGgacttcatcgccgccaaccaGGAGGACCGGGCCGACAACCTGATCCCCGGCAGCAAGGCCTGCACGGCCCACGTCGAGCAGATCCGCAAGGACATCCG cgacttcaaggaggccaacgggctcgacaaggtcatcgtCCAATGGACCGCCAACACGGAGCGCTACGCCGACATCATCCCAGGCGTCAACGACACTGCCGACAACCTGCTTCGGGCCATTGACGAGGGCCACGAGGAGGTCTCGCCCTCGACTGTCTTCTCCGTCGCTTGCACGCTCGAGGGCGTGCCCTTCATCAACGGGTCGCCACAGAACACCTTCGTGCCCGGTGCGatcgagctggccgagcgGCACGGGGCCTTcattggcggcgacgacttCAAGTCGGGCCAGACCAAGATGAAGTCGGCGCTCGTCGACTTCCTCATCAACGCGGGCATCAAGCTGACGTCCATCGCAAGCTACAACCACTTGGGCAACAACGACGGCAAGAACCTTAGCTCGCACAAGCAGTTCCGATCCAAGGAGATCTCCAAGTccaacgtcgtcgacgacatggtCGAAGCCAACTCGGTGCTGTAcaaggagggcgagcacCCGGACCacaccgtcgtcatcaagTACATGCCGGCCGTGGGCGACAACAAGCGGGCGCTTGACGAGTACTACGCCGAGATCTTCATGGGTGGTCACCAGACCATCTCGCTGTTTAACGTGTGCGAGGACTCACTGCTGGCGTCGCCGCTCATCATCGACCTCGTTCTCGTGGCTGAGATGATGACACGCATCCAGTGGAGGGCGACGTCGGGGTCGGGGTCCGCGTCGACAAACGACTTCAAGGGCTTCCATAGCGTGCTGAGTATCCTGAGCTACATGCTCAAGGCGCCGCTGACACCGCCCGGGACGCCCGTCGTCAACGCGCTGAGCAAGCAGCGCGCCGCGTTGACCAATATCTTCCGCGCGTGCGTtggcctcgagcccgagtCGGAGATGACGCTCGAGCATAAGCTCTTCTGA
- a CDS encoding Putative egh16-like virulence factor produces the protein MKYASSVLLAAFAATNVFAHGVIDSVQGANGVTLPGLSLIDGTPRDCASPRCGSEADTSIIRDRELGTNRASALGRTQGGGPVDAAAMVQTFMNGAGGNTTAVQQARAVHEANMARRNVNIGARQNGKGSKTPKGTAETGVKAATGMAASQGMPTTADDGTIKMTFHQVNQDGAGPLKADVDGTSGGTDPSAFKPAEVTQNVPGIGFGGLSGASTMDFNVAVKMPAGMTCEANVGGASNVCIARLRNAALAGPFGGSVAFTQSATARKRAVEFKLRKRTEARAFKA, from the exons ATGAAGTACgcctcctccgtcctcctcgcggcTTTCGCTGCCACCAATGTCTTCGCCCACGGCGTCATCGACAGTGTTCAGGGTGCCAATGGTGTCACTCTTCCCGGCCTCTCCT TGATTGATGGAACACCTCGCGACTGCGCTTCTCCCCGCTGCGGCTCTGAGGCCGACACCTCTATCATCCGTGACCGCGAGCTCGGCACCAACCGCGCCTCTGCCCTCGGCCGCACCCAGGGCGGCGGTCctgtcgacgccgccgcgatggTCCAGACCTTCATGAACGGCGCTGGCGGCAACACGACCGCGGTCCAGCAGGCTCGCGCAGTCCACGAGGCCAACATGGCTCGTCGCAACGTCAACATCGGCGCCCGCCAGAACGGCAAGGGTAGCAAGACGCCCAAGGGCACCGCCGAGACtggcgtcaaggccgccacCGGTATGGCTGCCAGCCAGGGCATGCCCAcgaccgccgacgacggcaccatcaAGATGACCTTCCACCAGGTCAAccaggacggcgccggccccctcaaggccgacgtcgacggcaccTCCGGCGGTACCGACCCCAGCGCCTTCAAGCCTGCTGAGGTCACCCAGAACGTCCCCggcatcggcttcggcggtcTCTCGGGCGCCTCTACCATGGACTTTAACGTTGCCGTCAAGATGCCCGCCGGCATGACATGCGAGGCCAACGTCGGCGGTGCCAGCAACGTCTGCATTGCTCGTCTGCGCAACGCGGCCCTCGCCGGTCCCTTTGGAGGCTCCGTCGCCTTCACACAGTCCGCAACCGCCCGCAAGCGCGCCGTCGAGTTCAAGCTCCGCAAGCGCACCGAGGCTCGCGCTTTCAAGGCCTAG
- a CDS encoding Putative PLC-like phosphodiesterase, TIM beta/alpha-barrel domain superfamily, whose protein sequence is MRAARFVSVFTGIAVACNGNNALCGKKYSDVTFVGSHNSAFVGITPAHNQYVSVTAQLDLGVRFLQAQTQNKNGQIQMCHTTCALLDSGSLSRYLEEIRKWMEAHPRDVVTLLLTNIDAMPVTQFGDTFKNTGLEKYAFRPKEKVAIDQWPTLQKLIDEGTRLVVFMDYHSDTSKVDYILDEFQYYWETPFGETNAGFPRCNIDRPQGVDPGGRMYLVNHFLNVELFAGIKIPDQLNAPRTNSLQSIDKQVNLCRGMWGRTPSVILLDWINVGEAIKAQNQYNS, encoded by the exons ATGCGTGCCGCTCGTTTTGTGTCCGTCTTCACGGGCATCGCCGTTGCCTGCAACGGGAACAATGCGCTCTGCGGGAAGAAGTACTCGGACGTGACGTTTGTTGGATCCCACAACAGCGCCTTCGTCGGCATCACGCCCGCCCATAACCAGTACGTGTCGGTGACGGCCCAGCTCGACCTAGGCGTGCGCTTCCTCCAGGCCCAGACACAGAACAAGAACGGCCAGATCCAGATGTGCCACACCACCTGCGCCCTGCTGGATTCAGGATCGCTTTCGAGGTACCTCGAGGAGATACGGAAGTGGATGGAAGCTCACCCGCGGGATGTGGTCACGCTCCTTCTCACCAACATCGATGCGATGCCCGTCACGCAATTCGGCGACACCTTCAAGAACACGGGTCTGGAGAAGTACGCCTTTAGACCGAAAGAGAAGGTGGCCATCGACCAGTGGCCGACGCTTCAGAAGCTCATCGATGAGGGCACAAGACTGGTCGTCTTCATGG ACTATCACTCGGACACGAGCAAGGTGGACTACATCCTCGATGAGTTCCAGTACTACTGGGAGACGCCATTCGGCGAGACAAACGCAGGCTTTCCCAGGTGCAACATCGACCGGCCGCAAGGCGTTGACCCTGGCGGCCGCATGTACCTCGTCAACCACTTCCTCAACGTCGAGCTGTTCGCCGGCATCAAGATCCCGGACCAGCTCAACGCGCCGAGGACGAACTCGCTGCAGTCCATCGATAAGCAGGTCAACCTGTGCAGGGGGATGTGGGGACGAACGCCGAGTGTCATTCTG CTCGACTGGATCAATGTCGGTGAGGCGATCAAGGCACAGAACCAATACAACAGTTGA